The following are from one region of the Hymenobacter sp. YIM 151858-1 genome:
- a CDS encoding GNAT family N-acetyltransferase: protein MSSPLRITTAKRNAATAAQLAILGRRTFHEAFAAQNKPEDMAEYLEQTFSPDKQLAELQAPNSFFFLAMMQQEVVGYAKLIIPSALGAEPGTDVSTRAEIQRLYVLEDWIGTGLGAALMRRCIEEARERGCRSVVLGVWEKNERAIEFYRRFGFKHIGGIDFKLGQDVQHDLILRKGL, encoded by the coding sequence ATGTCGTCACCTCTCCGCATCACTACTGCCAAACGCAATGCTGCCACTGCTGCGCAGCTGGCCATTTTGGGCCGTCGTACGTTTCACGAGGCCTTTGCTGCCCAAAACAAGCCCGAGGACATGGCCGAGTACCTCGAGCAAACTTTCAGCCCCGATAAACAGCTGGCCGAGTTGCAGGCGCCCAATTCTTTCTTCTTTCTGGCGATGATGCAACAGGAGGTGGTGGGGTACGCCAAGCTCATCATTCCGTCGGCCCTAGGTGCCGAGCCGGGCACCGACGTAAGCACCCGGGCCGAAATTCAGCGCCTGTACGTGCTGGAAGACTGGATTGGCACCGGCCTGGGCGCAGCCCTGATGCGGCGCTGCATTGAGGAAGCGCGGGAGCGGGGCTGCCGCTCGGTGGTGCTGGGCGTGTGGGAGAAAAACGAGCGCGCCATAGAGTTCTACCGCCGTTTTGGCTTCAAACACATTGGCGGCATCGACTTTAAGCTGGGCCAGGACGTGCAGCACGACCTGATTCTGCGCAAGGGGCTGTAA
- a CDS encoding alpha/beta hydrolase: MLFCQRLRALLMLTGCWALISLGGCSSKDQQTEVAPPTGHYEGTLTANGTPLRVVLDVRQDTTQALQAEVYFPEWQLLGFPAEQLRYEHPQLLFVHRQPEGRAIQFSLRHEGNFLQGAFKTDSVQAEVLLIRRDQAPAKPYREVALRWQTAAGPAAGTLLVPNDTVLQHPAVVLLHGSTTPHRHELSPYATWLARHGIATLVFDRRDARAAKNQPQQYGLQDLAADAAAALRKLKQNPEIDSTRVGLWGISQGATVAALVAGQPSRPAAFVVGVSAPGMSLADVVQYQNEEALAKQGATKAEQAQAWRTFEALERYVRRPTSKTETAKATELLSNALQQPWARFTTLPQQLPDTAAIRTNFYWRTLNYDPRDAWQDVRVPVLLQYGTHDERLDARASAERLRLAAGRRGSSLVRVYAGANHELILPATTVAEGEAGQQWQWPRPVPGYLEEQLEWLQARISK, from the coding sequence ATGCTTTTCTGCCAACGCCTGCGGGCGCTGCTGATGCTTACCGGCTGCTGGGCCCTGATTTCCCTAGGTGGGTGTTCGTCGAAGGATCAGCAAACCGAGGTGGCACCCCCCACCGGCCACTACGAGGGCACCCTTACCGCCAACGGTACGCCCTTGCGCGTGGTGCTCGATGTGCGGCAGGACACCACGCAGGCGCTGCAGGCCGAGGTGTACTTCCCGGAATGGCAACTGCTGGGCTTTCCGGCCGAGCAATTGCGCTACGAGCACCCGCAGCTGCTATTTGTGCACCGCCAGCCCGAGGGCCGCGCCATACAATTCAGCCTGCGGCACGAGGGCAACTTCCTGCAAGGCGCATTCAAAACCGATTCGGTGCAGGCCGAGGTGCTGCTGATTCGGCGCGACCAGGCACCTGCCAAGCCGTACCGCGAAGTAGCCCTGCGCTGGCAAACGGCCGCTGGCCCCGCTGCAGGTACCTTGCTGGTGCCCAACGATACCGTGCTGCAACACCCCGCCGTGGTACTGTTACACGGCAGCACCACGCCGCACCGGCACGAGCTAAGCCCCTACGCTACCTGGCTGGCCCGCCACGGCATTGCCACGTTGGTGTTCGACCGGCGCGATGCCCGCGCAGCCAAAAACCAGCCGCAGCAGTATGGTTTGCAGGATTTGGCTGCCGATGCCGCCGCTGCTCTGCGCAAGCTCAAGCAAAATCCCGAAATCGATTCGACGCGCGTAGGCTTGTGGGGCATCAGCCAAGGCGCTACGGTTGCCGCCCTGGTAGCCGGGCAACCAAGCCGGCCCGCTGCTTTTGTGGTGGGCGTATCGGCGCCGGGCATGTCGTTGGCCGATGTGGTGCAGTACCAAAACGAAGAAGCCCTGGCAAAGCAAGGCGCCACCAAAGCCGAGCAGGCGCAGGCGTGGCGCACCTTTGAGGCGCTGGAACGCTACGTGCGCCGGCCCACCAGCAAAACCGAAACCGCCAAAGCCACCGAGCTGCTGAGCAATGCCTTGCAGCAACCGTGGGCGCGCTTTACCACCTTGCCCCAACAGCTGCCCGATACGGCCGCCATCCGGACCAACTTTTACTGGCGCACGCTGAACTACGACCCGCGCGATGCCTGGCAGGATGTGCGCGTGCCGGTACTGCTGCAATACGGCACCCACGATGAGCGCCTCGATGCCCGCGCCAGTGCCGAGCGGCTGCGCTTGGCGGCCGGCCGGCGCGGCAGCTCGCTGGTGCGCGTGTACGCCGGCGCCAACCACGAGCTGATCCTGCCCGCCACCACCGTGGCTGAAGGCGAAGCCGGCCAGCAGTGGCAGTGGCCCCGCCCCGTGCCCGGTTACCTCGAAGAGCAGCTCGAGTGGCTGCAGGCGCGTATCAGCAAGTAG
- a CDS encoding B12-binding domain-containing radical SAM protein produces MPTNSTPRILLITPPLTQLNTPYPATAYITGFLRGQGFQVAQADLGIELVLKLFSAAGLRRVFDAVEQGAFELSDNARRMLRLRRRYEMTIEPVIRFLQNKDLTLASRICHGRYLPEAARFDQVADLETAFGTMGLTDQARHLATLYLEDLNDLIKETVGPQFGLSRYAEHLGLTATSFEPLHTALQQAPNLVDEMLLELGTAVLEREQPDVVGFTVPFPGNLYGALRLAKHFKQLRPEVKTLMGGGYPNTELRQIQEPRFFDYIDYLTLDDGEGPWLKLLEFFRCQLPLESCQLSVASCQENVAYQTAEAATVDNPTGNAQLTTDNSPLATQFQRTFHRNALGQVEYLNGCQDANIPHTEVGTPDYDGLPLTEYLSVIEVLNPMHRLWSDGRWNKLTVAHGCYWKRCSFCDVTLDYISRYETAPATLLVDRIEQIVRQTGQTGFHFVDEAAPPLALRDLAIELLKRRVSITWWGNIRFEKTFSPDLCRLLAASGCIAVSGGLEVASDRLLALMEKGVSIAQVARVTDGFTQAGIMVHAYLMYGFPTETAQETIDSLEVVRQLLAAGVVQSGFWHRFAMTAHSPVGKNPAKYQVRQIGPAFEGFAWNDLWHDDPTGADHEQFGPGLAKALYNYMHGVALDEPLQFWFDFRVPRTTVPRNLIESALTEPGKPDSAKQNMRVFWLGNAPEIRFETRQKKGRQIEQAVLTFYEQAEDFELKTTPVIGRWLHQLLGELSFDYDTKRLLKEVAATYPAAEAGLSFEAFMISPQWLLLREKGLLLV; encoded by the coding sequence GTGCCGACGAATTCTACGCCCCGCATCCTCCTCATTACGCCGCCGCTCACGCAGCTCAATACCCCCTACCCTGCCACGGCCTACATTACCGGCTTTCTGCGGGGTCAAGGCTTTCAGGTAGCGCAAGCCGACCTAGGCATTGAGCTGGTGCTGAAGCTGTTTTCGGCGGCGGGGCTGCGGCGCGTGTTCGATGCCGTGGAGCAGGGCGCGTTCGAGCTGAGCGACAACGCCCGCCGCATGCTGCGCCTGCGCCGGCGCTACGAAATGACCATCGAGCCGGTCATTCGCTTTCTGCAGAACAAAGACCTGACGCTGGCTTCGCGCATCTGCCACGGCCGCTACCTGCCCGAGGCCGCGCGCTTCGACCAGGTGGCCGACCTCGAAACCGCCTTTGGCACCATGGGCCTCACCGATCAGGCCCGGCACCTGGCCACGCTGTACCTCGAAGACCTCAACGACCTCATCAAGGAAACCGTGGGGCCGCAGTTTGGCCTGAGCCGCTACGCCGAGCACCTGGGGCTTACGGCTACTTCATTTGAGCCCCTGCACACGGCCCTGCAACAGGCCCCGAACCTGGTTGATGAAATGCTGCTGGAGTTGGGCACGGCGGTGCTGGAGCGCGAGCAGCCCGATGTAGTGGGCTTTACGGTGCCCTTTCCCGGCAACCTCTACGGCGCTTTGCGGCTGGCCAAGCACTTCAAGCAACTGCGGCCCGAAGTAAAAACCCTGATGGGCGGCGGCTACCCCAACACCGAGCTGCGCCAGATACAGGAGCCCCGGTTCTTCGACTACATCGATTACCTCACCCTCGACGACGGCGAAGGCCCGTGGCTGAAACTGTTGGAGTTTTTCAGGTGCCAGTTGCCGCTTGAGAGTTGTCAGTTGTCAGTTGCGAGTTGTCAGGAGAACGTTGCGTACCAAACCGCCGAAGCCGCCACCGTCGACAACCCCACTGGCAACGCGCAACTGACAACTGACAACTCACCCCTGGCAACCCAATTCCAGCGCACTTTCCACCGCAATGCCCTAGGTCAGGTGGAGTACCTCAACGGCTGCCAGGATGCCAACATCCCGCACACCGAGGTAGGCACCCCCGATTACGACGGCTTGCCCCTGACGGAGTACCTTTCGGTAATTGAGGTGCTGAACCCCATGCACCGCCTCTGGAGCGACGGCCGCTGGAACAAGCTGACGGTGGCGCACGGCTGCTACTGGAAGCGTTGCTCCTTCTGCGACGTAACGCTCGATTACATCAGCCGCTACGAAACCGCGCCGGCTACCTTGCTCGTCGACCGCATCGAGCAGATTGTGCGGCAAACCGGCCAAACCGGCTTTCACTTCGTGGATGAAGCCGCGCCGCCGCTGGCCCTGCGCGATTTGGCCATTGAGCTGCTGAAGCGCCGCGTGAGCATCACGTGGTGGGGCAACATCCGCTTCGAGAAAACCTTTTCGCCCGACCTCTGCCGCCTGCTCGCGGCCTCGGGCTGCATTGCCGTATCGGGTGGCCTGGAGGTTGCCTCCGACCGCCTATTGGCGCTCATGGAGAAAGGCGTGAGCATTGCCCAGGTAGCCCGCGTGACGGACGGCTTCACGCAAGCCGGCATTATGGTGCACGCCTACCTAATGTACGGCTTCCCCACCGAAACCGCCCAGGAAACCATTGACTCGCTGGAGGTGGTGCGGCAACTGCTGGCGGCGGGCGTGGTGCAATCGGGTTTCTGGCACCGCTTTGCCATGACGGCCCACTCGCCCGTGGGCAAAAACCCCGCGAAGTACCAGGTGCGGCAAATCGGCCCCGCGTTCGAGGGCTTTGCCTGGAACGACCTGTGGCACGACGACCCCACCGGCGCCGACCACGAGCAGTTTGGGCCGGGCCTCGCCAAGGCGCTGTACAACTACATGCACGGCGTAGCCCTCGACGAGCCGCTGCAGTTCTGGTTTGATTTCCGGGTGCCGCGTACCACGGTACCCCGCAACCTGATCGAGTCGGCCCTTACGGAGCCCGGCAAGCCTGATTCGGCCAAGCAAAACATGCGCGTGTTTTGGCTGGGCAACGCGCCGGAAATCCGCTTCGAAACGCGCCAGAAGAAAGGTCGCCAAATTGAGCAGGCCGTCCTGACTTTCTACGAACAAGCCGAGGATTTTGAGCTGAAGACCACGCCCGTAATCGGCCGGTGGCTGCACCAACTCCTAGGTGAGCTCAGTTTCGATTACGATACCAAGCGCCTGCTAAAGGAAGTAGCCGCTACCTACCCCGCCGCCGAGGCCGGCCTGAGCTTCGAGGCGTTTATGATTTCGCCGCAGTGGCTGCTGTTGCGCGAAAAGGGCTTGTTGCTGGTGTAG
- a CDS encoding helix-turn-helix domain-containing protein → MSTELHIKNMVCPRCISTVKAVLEQAGLHPLAVTLGHVVLDDNTPADHAQLQPLLQAEGFELLKSKDEQVVEQVKTALAEYLEHLRTARVPLTTSAFLAERFEASYAHLSKLFSRVVGITLEKYLIRLKIERVKELLSYGEKTLAEIADELRYSSSQHLSTQFRQVTGQTVTEYKANPQRTSLDRIA, encoded by the coding sequence GTGAGTACCGAACTACACATCAAAAACATGGTTTGCCCGCGCTGCATCAGCACGGTGAAAGCGGTGTTGGAGCAAGCAGGCCTGCACCCGCTGGCGGTAACCCTGGGCCATGTGGTGCTCGACGACAATACCCCCGCCGACCACGCGCAACTGCAGCCGCTGCTGCAAGCCGAGGGTTTCGAGCTGCTCAAGAGCAAAGACGAGCAGGTGGTGGAGCAGGTGAAAACCGCCCTGGCCGAGTACCTGGAGCACCTGCGCACGGCCCGCGTGCCGCTTACCACCTCGGCTTTCCTGGCCGAGCGGTTCGAGGCCTCGTACGCGCACCTGAGCAAGCTGTTTTCGCGGGTAGTGGGCATTACGCTCGAGAAATACCTCATCCGCCTGAAAATTGAGCGCGTGAAGGAGCTCCTCAGCTACGGCGAGAAAACCCTGGCCGAAATAGCCGACGAGCTGCGCTACAGCAGCTCGCAGCACCTGAGCACGCAGTTCCGGCAGGTTACAGGCCAAACCGTAACGGAGTACAAAGCCAACCCCCAGCGCACTTCGCTCGATCGGATAGCGTAG
- a CDS encoding YncE family protein — MQLLMRRPWLPALAVTALVLGACNPSEKEDEQPAPQVTKAVYVANQGNFGTPSGSVTAYDKPSKQADKDPFRRANGRAAGDVVQSVTAIGDKLYIVANNSGKVEIVNAADFRSVAQISNLSQPRYVVAGPANKAYLTEWQGSYPNYTAGRVSVIDLTTNQVTKTITVGRNPEQPLLANGKLYVPNSDENTVTVINTATDAAEATLVFSDGPQNLVKDVDGNLWVLCGGITRYGGAPNYPVLSKTPAALHRFAPATPALHRSFTFASSGAADLSTSPNGAQLYYRYGGAVYRLPSTATALPTAPFVRRSFMAINVDPTDGELYGTVGSYTADGRAIRYNSSGTAIDSFSVGLIPGDISFR, encoded by the coding sequence ATGCAACTTCTGATGCGCCGCCCGTGGCTACCCGCCCTGGCCGTAACGGCCCTTGTGCTGGGGGCCTGCAACCCCTCCGAAAAAGAAGACGAGCAACCCGCCCCGCAGGTAACCAAAGCGGTGTACGTGGCCAACCAAGGCAACTTTGGCACGCCCAGCGGCTCGGTTACGGCCTACGACAAGCCCAGTAAGCAAGCCGACAAAGACCCCTTCCGGCGCGCCAACGGCCGCGCCGCCGGCGACGTGGTGCAGTCCGTAACGGCTATCGGCGACAAGCTCTACATCGTGGCCAACAACAGCGGCAAGGTGGAGATTGTGAATGCGGCCGACTTCCGCTCGGTAGCGCAAATCAGCAACCTCTCGCAGCCGCGCTACGTGGTGGCCGGCCCCGCCAACAAGGCCTACCTCACCGAGTGGCAAGGCAGCTACCCCAACTACACCGCCGGGCGCGTGTCGGTTATCGACCTGACGACCAACCAGGTAACCAAAACCATTACCGTAGGCCGCAACCCCGAGCAGCCACTGCTGGCCAACGGCAAGCTGTACGTGCCCAACTCCGATGAGAACACCGTAACCGTCATCAACACCGCTACCGACGCCGCCGAGGCCACCCTTGTTTTTTCCGATGGCCCCCAGAACCTGGTGAAGGATGTAGACGGCAACCTTTGGGTGCTGTGCGGTGGCATTACCCGCTACGGCGGCGCGCCCAACTACCCGGTGCTTTCCAAAACGCCGGCCGCGCTGCACCGCTTTGCACCCGCTACGCCGGCCTTGCACCGTAGCTTCACCTTCGCCTCGAGCGGCGCCGCCGACCTGAGCACCTCGCCCAACGGCGCGCAGCTGTACTACCGCTACGGCGGCGCCGTGTACCGCCTGCCCAGCACGGCCACGGCCCTGCCCACGGCACCGTTTGTCCGCCGCAGCTTTATGGCCATCAACGTCGATCCGACCGACGGCGAGCTGTACGGCACGGTGGGCTCGTACACGGCCGATGGCCGGGCCATCCGCTACAACAGCTCCGGCACGGCCATCGACTCGTTTAGCGTAGGCCTGATTCCGGGCGACATTTCGTTCCGCTAA
- a CDS encoding TonB-dependent receptor: MYAFTLFRRLGGGWATVALWLGASAAAQAQRPAPAAPPDTARHVLPAVQVQAQRPTRYAAGSRFTVLDSAALVPFKSASVADALSARTPLYLRTYGPGQLATLSIRGTSGRHTAVLWNGFSVNFPTLGEADMALLPVASVGQVSVQHGPAAALYGTGAMGGAVVLGPAAPRLGQQVSATLEAGSFGYGAVSFEGSHRDAHVAVQTSLLVRSAENNFPYTALDFGGPVRHRQASAALQQSSFTQQLNVQLSPTSELTASAWFTRSDRQIQPAIGSADAHARQQDESGRLVLGYRRRGARSETAVRAARFADNIRYYNDQVQPSNSATAVWQAQAEHTLQWRPNASLRLGAEAQHFVADVDGYRRHITEQRYAGIALLRYDPTARLRLTLNARQAVLPGRRAPLAPTLGTEYQLWRTQHQQLWLKANAARSYRAPTLNERYWGGVARPDLRPETGVGYESGLHYEGQLGTRLPVAVQADLTAYHLLVDNWVEWIPAGGVLAPRNVRRVRSRGIEASTQAQLRLGAYRLSATAAYAYTQARKVSGYAADLDPVGNQLRYVPLHSAAVGTQHGWRNWQLALNGVFTGYRYTTASADDYLPGYALLHASAGRTVHLGRYTLTGLVQGYNLTNQSYQNYAGRAMPGRSGMVSLRLGWH; encoded by the coding sequence ATGTACGCTTTTACCCTTTTCCGGCGGCTGGGCGGCGGCTGGGCTACGGTGGCCTTGTGGCTCGGCGCCTCGGCTGCGGCGCAGGCGCAGCGGCCCGCCCCTGCTGCCCCGCCCGATACCGCCCGGCACGTGCTGCCCGCAGTGCAGGTGCAGGCCCAGCGCCCCACGCGCTACGCCGCCGGCAGCCGCTTTACCGTGCTCGATTCGGCCGCGCTGGTGCCGTTTAAGTCGGCCTCGGTGGCCGATGCCCTGTCGGCCCGCACGCCGCTGTACCTGCGCACCTACGGGCCGGGGCAGTTGGCTACTTTATCTATTCGGGGCACTTCGGGTCGGCATACCGCGGTGCTCTGGAACGGCTTCAGCGTAAACTTCCCGACCCTCGGCGAGGCCGATATGGCGCTGTTGCCGGTGGCCTCGGTGGGCCAGGTGAGCGTGCAGCACGGGCCCGCCGCCGCGCTGTACGGCACTGGTGCTATGGGCGGGGCCGTGGTGCTGGGCCCGGCCGCGCCCCGGCTGGGCCAGCAGGTAAGCGCCACCTTGGAGGCCGGCAGCTTCGGCTACGGCGCAGTTAGCTTCGAGGGCAGCCACCGCGACGCGCACGTGGCCGTGCAAACCAGCTTGCTGGTGCGCTCGGCCGAAAACAACTTCCCGTACACGGCCCTCGATTTCGGGGGGCCGGTGCGGCACCGGCAAGCCAGCGCGGCCTTGCAGCAGAGCAGCTTCACGCAGCAGCTGAATGTGCAGCTCAGCCCAACGTCGGAGCTGACGGCCTCGGCCTGGTTTACGCGCTCCGACCGCCAGATTCAGCCCGCCATCGGCTCGGCCGATGCGCACGCCCGGCAGCAAGACGAAAGCGGCCGCCTGGTACTGGGGTACCGCCGGCGCGGCGCCCGCAGCGAAACCGCCGTGCGCGCCGCCCGCTTCGCCGACAACATTCGCTACTACAACGACCAGGTGCAGCCCAGCAACTCGGCTACGGCGGTGTGGCAGGCCCAGGCCGAGCACACCCTGCAGTGGCGGCCCAACGCCAGCCTGCGCCTGGGGGCCGAGGCCCAGCACTTTGTGGCCGATGTGGATGGCTACCGGCGGCACATTACCGAGCAGCGCTACGCCGGCATCGCCCTGCTGCGCTACGACCCCACGGCCCGCCTGCGCCTTACCCTGAATGCCCGCCAGGCCGTGCTGCCCGGCCGGCGCGCCCCTTTGGCCCCTACCCTAGGTACCGAATACCAGTTGTGGCGTACGCAGCATCAGCAGCTGTGGCTGAAGGCCAATGCGGCCCGCAGCTACCGCGCCCCCACCCTGAACGAACGGTACTGGGGCGGCGTAGCGCGCCCCGATTTGCGGCCCGAAACCGGCGTGGGCTACGAAAGCGGCTTGCACTACGAAGGCCAGCTGGGCACCCGGCTGCCCGTGGCTGTGCAAGCCGACCTTACGGCCTACCACTTACTGGTTGATAACTGGGTAGAGTGGATTCCGGCGGGCGGCGTGCTGGCCCCGCGCAACGTGCGGCGGGTGCGGAGCCGCGGCATCGAGGCCAGCACGCAGGCCCAGCTGCGCCTGGGGGCTTACCGGCTGAGTGCTACGGCGGCCTACGCCTACACGCAAGCCCGCAAGGTGAGCGGCTACGCGGCCGACCTCGACCCCGTGGGCAACCAGCTACGCTACGTGCCGCTGCACTCGGCCGCGGTGGGTACGCAGCACGGGTGGCGCAACTGGCAGCTGGCCCTCAACGGCGTGTTTACGGGGTACCGCTACACCACGGCCTCGGCCGACGACTACCTGCCGGGCTATGCCTTGCTGCATGCCAGCGCCGGCCGCACCGTGCACCTAGGGCGCTACACCCTCACAGGCCTGGTGCAAGGCTACAACCTCACCAACCAAAGCTACCAGAACTACGCCGGCCGGGCCATGCCGGGCCGCTCGGGCATGGTAAGCCTGCGCCTGGGCTGGCACTAG
- a CDS encoding DNA-3-methyladenine glycosylase, giving the protein MKLLHDYYRQPDVVALARDLLGKYLFTCIDGVLTGGRIVETEAYAHVGDQACHSHLGRFTKRTSVMYEAGGVAYVYLIYGRYALFNIITNEAGKADAVLIRGLEPTEGVAEMQLRRGLAAVTPKLTAGPGLLTQALGISTRHYGTDLTGNLIWLEDLGETVPDEQVLASPRVGIDYAGDDAALPWRFRIRGNKWTSPAK; this is encoded by the coding sequence ATGAAGCTCCTGCACGACTACTACCGCCAACCCGATGTGGTGGCCCTGGCCCGCGACCTGCTCGGCAAATACCTGTTCACTTGCATCGATGGGGTGCTCACGGGCGGCCGCATCGTCGAAACCGAGGCCTACGCCCACGTGGGCGACCAGGCCTGCCACTCGCACCTAGGGCGGTTTACCAAGCGCACCAGCGTGATGTACGAGGCCGGCGGCGTGGCCTACGTGTACCTGATTTACGGCCGCTACGCCTTGTTCAACATCATCACCAACGAAGCCGGCAAAGCCGATGCCGTGCTGATTCGGGGCCTCGAACCCACTGAGGGCGTGGCTGAAATGCAGCTGCGCCGCGGCCTCGCCGCCGTTACGCCCAAGCTCACGGCCGGCCCTGGCTTGCTCACGCAGGCCCTGGGCATCAGCACCAGGCACTACGGCACCGACCTCACGGGCAACCTCATCTGGCTCGAAGACCTAGGGGAGACGGTGCCCGACGAGCAAGTGCTAGCCAGCCCGCGCGTCGGCATCGATTACGCGGGTGACGATGCCGCGCTGCCGTGGCGCTTCCGCATCAGGGGCAATAAATGGACGAGCCCGGCCAAGTAG
- a CDS encoding class I SAM-dependent methyltransferase, which translates to MDVTLSAAARQYVAEHLHDDPATLALQARRYPDLPVRELVQQIQARQKAKAKLPAWAANPDLVFPPALSVEQASSARTAAFKAELVSGARIADLTGGFGVDASHFAQHVAEVHYVERNAQLAEVVRHNLGTLGIGNVQVHTGDAAAWLREQPDGYFDWIYLDPARRDTADKKIFRLADCEPDVLRLLPLLLRKAERVLLKTSPMLDVEQALQELGRVRRLWVVAVDNECKEVLYELGQEAAIDPERLTVNLLRDGREQTFRTNRTREAKATPRYAEPQTYIYEPNVAVLKAGGFKSIGTSYNLLKLHQHSHLYTSHTLREDFPGRVFQCRAVCKYDKKELLAHLEADQRAHVTVRNFPDSVADFRYRTGIREGGTTYLLATTDLRNRLIVLVCDRLNHTS; encoded by the coding sequence ATGGATGTAACGCTGTCGGCAGCGGCTCGGCAGTACGTAGCCGAGCATCTGCACGATGACCCCGCTACGCTGGCTTTGCAGGCCCGGCGCTACCCCGATCTGCCCGTACGTGAGTTGGTGCAGCAGATTCAGGCCCGCCAGAAAGCCAAAGCCAAACTGCCCGCCTGGGCCGCCAACCCCGATTTGGTATTTCCGCCGGCGTTGTCGGTAGAGCAGGCTTCGTCGGCGCGAACGGCCGCATTTAAGGCCGAGCTGGTATCGGGCGCCCGCATTGCCGACCTTACCGGTGGCTTTGGGGTGGATGCCAGCCATTTTGCCCAGCACGTGGCCGAGGTGCACTACGTGGAGCGCAACGCGCAGCTGGCCGAAGTGGTGCGCCACAACCTGGGCACCCTAGGTATCGGCAACGTGCAGGTGCACACGGGCGACGCCGCCGCGTGGCTGCGCGAGCAGCCCGACGGCTATTTCGATTGGATTTACCTCGACCCGGCCCGCCGCGACACCGCCGACAAGAAGATCTTTCGGCTGGCCGACTGCGAGCCCGACGTGCTGCGCCTGCTGCCCTTGCTGCTGCGCAAGGCCGAGCGCGTGCTGCTGAAAACTTCGCCCATGCTCGATGTGGAGCAGGCCCTGCAGGAGCTGGGCCGCGTGCGCCGGCTGTGGGTAGTAGCCGTGGACAACGAGTGCAAAGAGGTGCTCTACGAGCTGGGCCAGGAAGCGGCCATCGACCCGGAGCGACTTACCGTGAACCTGCTGCGCGACGGGCGCGAGCAAACCTTCCGGACCAACCGCACCCGCGAAGCTAAGGCCACGCCGCGCTACGCCGAGCCCCAGACGTACATTTACGAGCCAAACGTGGCCGTGCTCAAGGCCGGCGGCTTCAAGAGCATCGGCACCAGCTACAACCTGCTGAAACTGCACCAGCACAGCCACCTCTACACCTCGCACACCCTACGCGAGGATTTCCCCGGCCGCGTATTCCAGTGCCGGGCCGTGTGCAAGTACGATAAGAAAGAGCTGCTGGCCCACCTCGAAGCCGACCAGCGCGCCCACGTAACCGTGCGTAACTTCCCCGACTCGGTGGCCGATTTCCGCTACCGCACGGGCATTCGGGAGGGCGGCACCACGTACCTGCTGGCCACCACCGATTTGCGCAACCGCCTCATCGTACTGGTTTGTGATAGGCTGAACCACACGAGCTAG